A DNA window from Panthera tigris isolate Pti1 chromosome X, P.tigris_Pti1_mat1.1, whole genome shotgun sequence contains the following coding sequences:
- the ZDHHC9 gene encoding palmitoyltransferase ZDHHC9 isoform X1 has protein sequence MSVMVVRKKVTRKWEKLPGRNTFCCDGRVMMARQKGIFYLTLFLILGTCTLFFAFECRYLAVQLSPAIPVFAAMLFLFSMATLLRTSFSDPGVIPRALPDEAAFIEMEIEATNGAVPQGQRPPPRIKNFQINNQIVKLKYCYTCKIFRPPRASHCSICDNCVERFDHHCPWVGNCVGKRNYRYFYLFILSLSLLTIYVFAFNIVYVALKSLKIGFLETLKETPGTVLEVLICFFTLWSVVGLTGFHTFLVALNQTTNEDIKGSWTGKNRVQNPYSHGNIVKNCCEVLCGPLPPSVLDRRGILPLEESGSRPPSTQETSSSLLPQSPAPTEHLSPNEMPEDTSTPEEMPPPEPPEPPQEEHSFTFGTTDMKMVDHRRRNGSWTKE, from the exons ATGTCTGTGATGGTGGTGAGAAAGAAGGTGACACGGAAATGGGAGAAACTCCCAGGCAGGAACACCTTCTGCTGTGATGGTCGAGTCATGATGGCCCGGCAAAAGGGCATCTTCTATTTGACCCTCTTCCTCATCTTGGGGACATGTACACTCTTCTTCGCCTTCGA ATGCCGCTACCTGGCTGTCCAGCTGTCTCCTGCCATCCCTGTGTTTGCTGCcatgctcttccttttctccatggCTACACTGTTGAGGACCAGCTTCAGTGACCCTGGAGTGATCCCGCGGGCCCTACCAGATGAAGCAGCTTTCATAGAAATGGAGATAG AGGCTACCAATGGTGCAGTGCCCCAGGGCCAGCGACCACCTCCTCGTATCAAgaattttcagataaacaaccaGATTGTGAAGCTGAAATACTGTTATACGTGCAAGATCTTCCGGCCACCCCGGGCCTCCCATTGCAGCATCTGTGACAACTGTGTGG aGCGCTTCGACCATCACTGCCCCTGGGTGGGGAATTGTGTTGGAAAGAGGAACTACCGCTACTTCTACCTCTTtatcctgtctctctccctcctcacgaTCTATGTCTTCGCCTTCAACATCGTCTATGTGGCTCTCA AATCCTTGAAAATTGGCTTCCTGGAGACGTTGAAAGAAACTCCTGGAAC TGTTCTAGAAGTGCTCATTTGCTTCTTCACACTCTGGTCCGTCGTGGGACTGACTGGATTTCACACTTTCCTCGTGGCTCTCAACCAGACAACCAATGAAGAT ATCAAAGGCTCATGGACAGGGAAGAATCGTGTCCAGAATCCCTATAGCCATGGCAACATTGTGAAGAACTGCTGTGAAGTGCTGTGTGGCCCCTTGCCCCCCAG TGTGCTGGATCGAAGGGGTATTTTGCCACTGGAGGAAAGTGGAAGTCGACCTCCCAGTACTCAAGAGACCAGTAGCAGCCTTTTGCCACAGAGCCCA GCCCCAACAGAACATCTGAGCCCAAATGAGATGCCGGAGGACACCAGCACTCCTGAAGAGATGCCACCCCCAGAGCCCCCAGAGCCACCACAGGAG
- the ZDHHC9 gene encoding palmitoyltransferase ZDHHC9 isoform X2 translates to MSVMVVRKKVTRKWEKLPGRNTFCCDGRVMMARQKGIFYLTLFLILGTCTLFFAFECRYLAVQLSPAIPVFAAMLFLFSMATLLRTSFSDPGVIPRALPDEAAFIEMEIEATNGAVPQGQRPPPRIKNFQINNQIVKLKYCYTCKIFRPPRASHCSICDNCVERFDHHCPWVGNCVGKRNYRYFYLFILSLSLLTIYVFAFNIVYVALKSLKIGFLETLKETPGTVLEVLICFFTLWSVVGLTGFHTFLVALNQTTNEDIKGSWTGKNRVQNPYSHGNIVKNCCEVLCGPLPPSVLDRRGILPLEESGSRPPSTQETSSSLLPQSPAPTEHLSPNEMPEDTSTPEEMPPPEPPEPPQEVTEAEK, encoded by the exons ATGTCTGTGATGGTGGTGAGAAAGAAGGTGACACGGAAATGGGAGAAACTCCCAGGCAGGAACACCTTCTGCTGTGATGGTCGAGTCATGATGGCCCGGCAAAAGGGCATCTTCTATTTGACCCTCTTCCTCATCTTGGGGACATGTACACTCTTCTTCGCCTTCGA ATGCCGCTACCTGGCTGTCCAGCTGTCTCCTGCCATCCCTGTGTTTGCTGCcatgctcttccttttctccatggCTACACTGTTGAGGACCAGCTTCAGTGACCCTGGAGTGATCCCGCGGGCCCTACCAGATGAAGCAGCTTTCATAGAAATGGAGATAG AGGCTACCAATGGTGCAGTGCCCCAGGGCCAGCGACCACCTCCTCGTATCAAgaattttcagataaacaaccaGATTGTGAAGCTGAAATACTGTTATACGTGCAAGATCTTCCGGCCACCCCGGGCCTCCCATTGCAGCATCTGTGACAACTGTGTGG aGCGCTTCGACCATCACTGCCCCTGGGTGGGGAATTGTGTTGGAAAGAGGAACTACCGCTACTTCTACCTCTTtatcctgtctctctccctcctcacgaTCTATGTCTTCGCCTTCAACATCGTCTATGTGGCTCTCA AATCCTTGAAAATTGGCTTCCTGGAGACGTTGAAAGAAACTCCTGGAAC TGTTCTAGAAGTGCTCATTTGCTTCTTCACACTCTGGTCCGTCGTGGGACTGACTGGATTTCACACTTTCCTCGTGGCTCTCAACCAGACAACCAATGAAGAT ATCAAAGGCTCATGGACAGGGAAGAATCGTGTCCAGAATCCCTATAGCCATGGCAACATTGTGAAGAACTGCTGTGAAGTGCTGTGTGGCCCCTTGCCCCCCAG TGTGCTGGATCGAAGGGGTATTTTGCCACTGGAGGAAAGTGGAAGTCGACCTCCCAGTACTCAAGAGACCAGTAGCAGCCTTTTGCCACAGAGCCCA GCCCCAACAGAACATCTGAGCCCAAATGAGATGCCGGAGGACACCAGCACTCCTGAAGAGATGCCACCCCCAGAGCCCCCAGAGCCACCACAGGAGGTGACTGAAGCTGAGAAGTAG